A portion of the Salminus brasiliensis chromosome 9, fSalBra1.hap2, whole genome shotgun sequence genome contains these proteins:
- the LOC140562742 gene encoding uncharacterized protein codes for MYYLKKLAMIGFYVTVLFTTELGEASNVDIACPDGLKVIQKGENVSLTCSFSYSDAPVFSWLKKIPGEQPVLITSSVISFAQFYNDFEKSSRFHASQGKNSFTLNILHAEPSDSATYICAASYYSNIALSDCTVLVLKGALSSHYTVLQHPASDPVQLGGNTTLQCSILTNNSAGDHSVYWFKHGSGDSHPGIIYTHGNRSDQCEESSETGSPTQSCVYKLPKKNLSPSDAGTYYCAVAACGEILFGNGTKLDFVENRFLDSIVIVLAASNIIFMVVVLFLYRKLHSTQHKGAAEGLPTETEDTGDLNYAALSFSQPRSSRRSRAKNSSDQPVYAQTEDTGDLNYAALSFSQPRSSRRSRAKNSSDQPVYAQTYSTTISESTSPRDHYEIERLRGDRDCLFMVSRPEY; via the exons atgTATTACTTGAAGAAGTTGGCAATGATTGGATTTTATGTAACTGTGCTGTTCACAACAGAATTAG GAGAGGCATCAAATGTAGACATTGCTTGCCCAGATGGACTGAAGGTCATTCAGAAGGGGGAAAATGTCAGTCTGACTTGTTCGTTTTCATATTCTGATGCACCAGTGTTTTCATGGTTGAAAAAGATTCCAGGAGAACAGCCAGTTCTCATCACTTCTAGTGTTATTTCTTTTGCACAATTTTACAATGATTTTGAGAAGAGTAGCCGCTTTCATGCATCACAAGGAAAAAACAGTTTTACTCTGAATATTCTACATGCAGAGCCATCTGATTCAGCAACGTATATCTGTGCAGCTTCatattattcaaatattgcaTTATCAGACTGCACAGTTTTAGTCCTCAAAG GTGCACTTTCAAGTCACTACACTGTTCTTCAACATCCTGCATCAGATCCAGTCCAACTGGGAGGCAATACAACTCTGCAGTGCTCAATACTCACAAATAACTCTGCAGGAGATCACAGTGTGTACTGGTTCAAACATGGATCAGGAGACTCTCATCCAGGAATCATCTACACTCATGGAAACAGGAGTGATCAGTGTGAGGAAAGTTCTGAGACTGGTTCTCCTACACAGAGCTGTGTCTACAAACtccccaagaagaacctcagcccCTCTGATGCTGGAACTTACTACTGTGCTGTAGCTGCATGTGGAGAGATACTGTTTGGAAATGGAACTAAACTGGACTTTGTAG agaATCGATTTTTGGActctattgttattgttttagcAGCATCAAACATTATATTCATGGTTGTGGTTTTATTTCTGTACCGAAAATTACACAGCACTCAACATAAAG GTGCTGCTGAAGGTCTCCCAACTGAA ACAGAGGACACTGGTGACCTGAACTATGCAGCTCTGAGTTTTTCTCAGCCTCGCTCCTCAAGAAGAAGCAGAGCAAAGAACAGCAGTGATCAGCCTGTGTATGCACAG ACAGAGGACACTGGTGACCTGAACTATGCAGCTCTGAGTTTTTCTCAGCCTCGCTCCTCAAGAAGAAGCAGAGCAAAGAACAGCAGTGATCAGCCTGTGTATGCACAG ACATACTCAACAACAATTTCTGAGTCCACCTCACCCCGAGACCATTATGAGATCGAGAGATTGAGAGGAGACCGAGACTGCTTGTTTATGGTTTCCAGACCAGAGTACTAA
- the LOC140561652 gene encoding uncharacterized protein: protein MYYLKKLPMIGFYVTMLFTTELGEASNVDIACPDGLKVIQKGENVSLTCWFSYSDAPVISWLKKTPGEQPVLITSSVISFAQFYNDFEKSGRFHASQGKSSFTLNILHAEPSDSATYICAASYYSNIALSDCTVLVLKGATSSHYTVLQHVASDPVQLGGNTTLQCSILTNNSAGDHSVYWFRHGSGESHPGLIYTHGNRSDLCEESAETGSPTQSCIYKLPKKNLSLSDAGTYYCAVAACGEIIFGNGTKLDFVEHNVLVPAVIAFAALSIICVVAVLFLCRNLNISHHKDVTDGHTAQVNQINFTDYLKFVAGNFTSEQQQMIKDTEEQTQIIYYRQN, encoded by the exons atgtATTACTTGAAGAAGTTGCCAATGATTGGATTTTATGTAACTATGCTGTTCACAACAGAATTAG GAGAGGCATCAAATGTAGACATTGCTTGCCCAGATGGACTGAAGGTCATTCAGAAGGGGGAAAATGTCAGTCTGACTTGTTGGTTTTCATATTCTGATGCACCAGTGATTTCATGGTTGAAAAAGACTCCAGGAGAACAGCCAGTTCTCATCACTTCTAGTGTTATTTCTTTTGCACAATTTTACAATGATTTTGAGAAGAGTGGCCGCTTTCATGCATCACAAGGAAAAAGCAGTTTTACTCTGAATATCCTACATGCAGAGCCATCTGATTCAGCAACGTATATCTGTGCAGCTTCatattattcaaatattgcaTTATCAGACTGCACAGTTTTAGTCCTCAAAG gtgcaACTTCAAGTCACTACACTGTTCTTCAACATGTCGCATCAGATCCAGTCCAACTTGGAGGCAATACAACTCTGCAGTGCTCAATACTCACAAATAACTCTGCAGGAGATCACAGTGTGTACTGGTTCAGGCATGGATCAGGAGAATCTCATCCAGGACTCATCTACACTCATGGAAACAGGAGTGATCTGTGTGAGGAAAGCGCCGAGACCGGTTCTCCTACACAGAGCTGTATCTACAAACtccccaagaagaacctcagcctcTCAGATGCTGGAACTTACTACTGTGCTGTAGCTGCATGTGGAGAGATCATCTTTGGGAATGGAACAAAACTGGACTTTGTTG AACACAATGTTTTGGTCCCAGCCGTAATTGCTTTTGCAGCATTAAGCATTATATGTGTGGTTGCAGTCTTATTTCTCTGCAGAAATTTAAACATCAGTCATCACAAAG ATGTCACCGATGGTCACACAGCTCAAGTAAACCAG attaatttcactGATTATCTGAAGTTTGTAGCGGGGAATTTCACCAGTGAACAACAGCAGATGATCAAAGACACTGAAGAGCAAACCCAGATCATATATTACCGACAGAACTGA
- the LOC140562741 gene encoding uncharacterized protein, protein MIGFYVTVLFTTELGEASNVDIACPDGLKVTQKGKNVSLTCSFSYSDARVISWLKKIPEEQPVLITSSFSSVTQFYNGFEKSGRFHASQGKSSFTLNILHAEPSDSATYICAASYYSNIALSDCTVLVLKGAPSSHYTVLQHAASDPVQLGGNTTLQCSILTNNSAEYHSVYWFRHGSGDSHPGLIYTHGNRSDQCEESSETGSPTQSCVYKLPKKNLSPSDAGTYYCAVAACGEILFGNGTKLNFTEDTGDLNYAALSFSQPPSSRRSRAKNSSDQPVYAQVKIRQ, encoded by the exons ATGATTGGATTTTATGTAACTGTGCTGTTCACAACAGAATTAG gAGAGGCATCAAATGTAGACATTGCTTGCCCAGATGGACTGAAGGTCACTCAGAAGGGGAAAAATGTCAGTCTGACTTGTTCGTTTTCATATTCTGATGCACGAGTGATTTCATGGTTAAAAAAGATTCCAGAAGAACAGCCAGTTCTCATCACTTCTAGTTTTAGTTCTGTTACACAATTTTACAACGGTTTTGAGAAGAGTGGCCGCTTTCATGCATCACAAGGAAAAAGCAGTTTTACTCTGAATATCCTACATGCAGAGCCATCTGATTCAGCAACGTATATCTGTGCAGCTTCatattattcaaatattgcaTTATCAGACTGCACAGTTTTAGTCCTCAAAG gtgcaCCTTCAAGTCACTACACTGTTCTTCAACATGCCGCATCAGATCCAGTCCAACTGGGAGGCAATACAACTCTGCAGTGCTCAATACTCACAAATAACTCTGCAGAATATCACAGTGTGTACTGGTTCAGGCATGGATCAGGAGACTCTCATCCAGGACTCATCTACACTCATGGAAACAGGAGTGATCAGTGTGAGGAAAGCTCTGAGACTGGTTCTCCTACACAGAGCTGTGTCTACAAACtccccaagaagaacctcagcccCTCTGATGCTGGAACTTACTACTGTGCTGTAGCTGCATGTGGAGAGATACTGTTTGGAAATGGAACAAAACTGAACTTT ACAGAGGACACTGGTGACCTGAACTATGCAGCTCTGAGTTTTTCTCAGCCTCCCTCCTCAAGAAGAAGCAGAGCAAAGAACAGCAGTGATCAGCCTGTGTACGCACAGGTGAAGATACGTCAGTAG